The genome window ACAGGCCTTTATAACTTGCGTGATTTAGGAGGATATCAAGGACAATTCGGGTCAGTAAAATGGGGTTTGTTGTATCGCAGTGATGCATTAGATGGGCTTAATCAGGCTGATTTAGTATGGATGAAGAATTTGGCGGTGGAAACGGTCATTGACTTACGTTCGCAGCAGGAAATTGAGCGCAATCCCGATCAGGAAATTGGGGCGAGAGAGCGTTATGAAATAGATCCCAGTGCTTTTGTTGCTGCATCAGCAAGTGCAATGCCGGATGAAAAGACTCACGATCAAAAAAGAGTGGCTAGTTTGCAATATTTGGCTCAAAGTCCTGCAGGGCGAGAAAAGCTTGAAGCTATGAAAGGGCAAATGATTGTTCAAATGCATGATATGGTTGCTAAACCAGTCTCGCAAACGGCTTACGCCAAATTTCTTACGGTCGTTTTAAATGCCAAAATTCCGATTCTTTTTCATTGTCAGGGTGGCAAAGACCGGACTGGTTGGGGCGCTGCGCTTTTGTTGGGACTTTTAGGTATTGATGAAGAAACAATTATGCAAGATTATCTGCTCACTAAACAATACAATGTTTTTAGAAATTCGAAAAGGATGGCCAGTTACGCTAAATATACTGATAATGAGCTGGTTTTAGACTATTTGCATTCGCTTCAACAGACTAAATCGGAGTATTTAAATTCTTCATTTAAAGCGTTAAAGGAATTAGCCCCTTCATTTGAAGTGTATGCTGAAAAATATCTCAATTTTTCAGCTGATAAAGTTAAAGAATTGCGTCATAAATTCTTAAGTGAAGATTAGTTTTCGAATAAAAAGGAGGCCAAGATAATCAAAGAGACAAACTTATTTCCCCCAAGTTTCTTATGGGGAGGAGCAATTTCAGCAAACCAATCAGAAGGCGCTTGGAATCGGGATGGTAAAGGGGCATCAGTTGCTGATATTATGAAGCAAACAGAGAAGTCTAATGAATATTCTCCTGAACAAATTAAGGAATTATTAGCTGTTAAAGATGATCATAAATTCCCTAAACGAAATGGCATTGATTTTTATGACACTTATCCAAGTGATTTATCTTTACTGAGTAAAATGCATTTGAACGCATTTCGTACTTCAATTGCTTGGAGTCGTTTATTTCCAACTGGTCTGGAAGATGAGCCGAATCCCAAAGGTGTTGAGTTTTATCGTAATTTGTTTGAAACAATGCGCCAAAATAATTTGGAACCGATTGTGACTATTTCGCATTATGAAATGCCGATTGCTTTAGTGCTTGAACAAGGCGGTTGGCAAAATCATAAGGTAAAGGATGCATTTGTTCATTTTGGTAAAACTGTTATTGATTTATTTCATGATTTAGTTAAATACTGGATTCCTTTTAATGAAGTTGATAGTGTTGTCCGGCACCCGTTTGTTAGTGCAGGTTTATTAGCAAATGAATTTTCAATGAAAAATGAATTTCAAGCCATGCATAACCAATATGTTGCCAGTGCCCAAATTGTTAAATTTGGGCATGATAAAGATTCGAGCTTGCAGTTTGGTTGTATGTTGACGGGTTTGACAGTATATCCTTATTCTTGTCGCCCGGAAGATAATCTTAAGGCCCAAAAACTTCGCCATTACTCTTATTTGGCGGGAGATGTGCAAATAAAAGGACATTACCCTAAATCATCTTATCAAATGCTGCATGATGATTTACAAATTGAAATTACTAAAGACGATTTAGCTGTGCTTGCTGAGGGAACTTGTGATTTTCTAGCATTTAGTTACTATATGTCTGTTACTGTCGGTGAAGAAGACGTTAAAGAGACTGACGGAAACACAATTAAAAGTTTGAAAAATCCTTATTTACAAACTAGTGATTGGGGTTGGCAAATCGATCCGCTTGGTCTGAGAATTTTATGTCAGGATTTATATAATCGTTTTGAAGTACCATTGTTTATTGTAGAAAATGGATTTGGCGCTCATGATGAACTTAAAGATGGAGTTATTGACGATTCGTACCGCATTGATTATCATCGGCAACATTTACTACAGTTGATGAAAGCGCTTAATAAAGATCATATTGAAATTATGGGTTATTTAGTTTGGGGGTTAATCGATATTGTAAGTTCATCATCTGCTGAAATGAGCAAACGTTATGGATTTATCTATGTTGATCAAGATAATGCAGGTCAAGGGTCGAAAAAAAGAATTCCTAAGAAAAGTTATTTTTGGTACCGTGAAGTTATTGATTCAAATGGTGCATGTTTAGAACATGAAAGGACAAATGATGAATGAGAAGGAACTTGCTAAAACACTGCTGCCACTAGTTGGAGGCGCGCAAAATATTGAAAAATCATGGCATTGTGCAACTCGTTTACGGGTAGTGCCCAGAAATTTTGATTTAGTTCAACAAGAAAAGATTAAAGAAGTAGCTGGTGTAATCGGTTTGGTAATTCAAGGAGAACAAGTACAAATTGTGATCGGGAACCAAGTTGATGGAGTTACTAAAGAATTTCAGAATTTAATTGAAGGAATTGATGCACCATCTAAAGAGTCAGCTCCAGCCAAAAAGCAAAATGTGATCTCTCGAATTTTAAGTGCGATTGTTGGTTGTATCACTCCTTTAATTCCCGTCTTGGTTGCAGGTGGGATGGGAAAATGTGTTATTTTATTGACTAAAATGCTG of Xylocopilactobacillus apicola contains these proteins:
- a CDS encoding glycoside hydrolase family 1 protein produces the protein MKETNLFPPSFLWGGAISANQSEGAWNRDGKGASVADIMKQTEKSNEYSPEQIKELLAVKDDHKFPKRNGIDFYDTYPSDLSLLSKMHLNAFRTSIAWSRLFPTGLEDEPNPKGVEFYRNLFETMRQNNLEPIVTISHYEMPIALVLEQGGWQNHKVKDAFVHFGKTVIDLFHDLVKYWIPFNEVDSVVRHPFVSAGLLANEFSMKNEFQAMHNQYVASAQIVKFGHDKDSSLQFGCMLTGLTVYPYSCRPEDNLKAQKLRHYSYLAGDVQIKGHYPKSSYQMLHDDLQIEITKDDLAVLAEGTCDFLAFSYYMSVTVGEEDVKETDGNTIKSLKNPYLQTSDWGWQIDPLGLRILCQDLYNRFEVPLFIVENGFGAHDELKDGVIDDSYRIDYHRQHLLQLMKALNKDHIEIMGYLVWGLIDIVSSSSAEMSKRYGFIYVDQDNAGQGSKKRIPKKSYFWYREVIDSNGACLEHERTNDE
- a CDS encoding tyrosine-protein phosphatase gives rise to the protein MEPLEVKQVKDQIECKIASGNQGAGILAIYDNKDLKTPIKEIEVNLVDGKFELPAHFTNRRFFLKLTIGNKTYFGALRHLELTGLYNLRDLGGYQGQFGSVKWGLLYRSDALDGLNQADLVWMKNLAVETVIDLRSQQEIERNPDQEIGARERYEIDPSAFVAASASAMPDEKTHDQKRVASLQYLAQSPAGREKLEAMKGQMIVQMHDMVAKPVSQTAYAKFLTVVLNAKIPILFHCQGGKDRTGWGAALLLGLLGIDEETIMQDYLLTKQYNVFRNSKRMASYAKYTDNELVLDYLHSLQQTKSEYLNSSFKALKELAPSFEVYAEKYLNFSADKVKELRHKFLSED